The proteins below are encoded in one region of Cololabis saira isolate AMF1-May2022 chromosome 21, fColSai1.1, whole genome shotgun sequence:
- the csdc2b gene encoding cold shock domain-containing protein C2, which yields MTDPSLRSPSGTPLRSPNTSLSLSFPFLREGNRVWEDGKEPQLPHDLPSPLPTKRTRTYSATVRAHSGPVSKGVCKNFSRSQGHGFIQPVHGGEDIFVHISDIEGEYVPVEGDEVTFKVCRVPPKNVKVQAVEVKITHLNPGTKHETWSGQIISS from the exons ATGACGGACCCCAGCCTCAGGTCGCCTTCTGGGACCCCGCTGCGCTCCCCCAACACGTCTCTCAGCCTCTCCTTCCCCTTCCTGAGGGAGGGGAACCGGGTGTGGGAGGATGGGAAGGAGCCACAGCTGCCGCATGACCTGCCGAGCCCACTGCCAACCAAACGCACCCGCACCTACTCAGC GACGGTTCGCGCTCACTCAGGGCCAGTTTCCAAGGGCGTATGTAAGAACTTCTCCAGATCACAAGGCCACGGTTTCATCCAGCCGGTTCATGGTGGAGAAGACATCTTTGTTCACATCTCAGA CATCGAGGGGGAGTATGTTCCAGTCGAGGGAGATGAAGTCACGTTCAAAGTATGCCGGGTTCCACCAAAGAACGTGAAAGTGCAGGCGGTGGAGGTGAAGATCACACATCTCAACCCAGGGACCAAACACGAGACCTGGTCCGGCCAGATCATCAGCTCGTAG